One window of Oncorhynchus masou masou isolate Uvic2021 chromosome 28, UVic_Omas_1.1, whole genome shotgun sequence genomic DNA carries:
- the LOC135518003 gene encoding transmembrane protein 203-like, translated as MLFSLRELVQWLGFATFELFLQLGALLVFSVLVALRADFFDPGMSWWLVFIPLFAADGLSTYFTAIVSIRLYQENEKRLAVLRLLWVLTVLSLKLVCEVLLCQKLAEQEQARDLWFGLIVSPLFILLQLLMIRACRVN; from the coding sequence ATGCTGTTCTCTCTGCGGGAGCTGGTCCAATGGCTGGGCTTTGCCACTTTTGAGCTCTTCCTCCAACTGGGGGCTCTGCTGGTTTTCAGCGTGCTGGTGGCGCTACGGGCTGACTTCTTTGACCCTGGGATGAGCTGGTGGCTggtcttcatccctctgtttgccGCTGATGGCCTCAGCACCTACTTCACAGCCATCGTGTCCATCCGGCTGTACCAGGAGAATGAGAAAAGGCTGGCAGTGCTGAGGCTGCTATGGGTGCTGACGGTGCTCAGCCTCAAGCTGGTGTGTGAGGTGCTGCTGTGCCAGAAGCTTGCAGAGCAGGAGCAGGCGCGCGATCTGTGGTTCGGTCTCATTGTCTCGCCGCTCTtcatcctcctgcagctgctGATGATTCGTGCCTGCCGTGTCAACTGA